The nucleotide window CAAAGGAAATAAATAACTTGACAAAAGTTATAGATATATATACAATTGTATATACAATCCATTGCGTAAAGAATTAATGAAGGGATTTAAATGGAATTTGCTGAAGAGTAAAAGGTTGAAACGCACAAGAGGCGTTTCGTTTGAAGAAATTGTTACGGCGAAGATTATAGATTTAAAAGATAACCCGCACAGGCAAAATCAGCAAATGCTGCTTTTTGAATATAGAAACTATATTTGGTTAGTTCCTTGCGTTGAAACGGAAACGCACTTATTTCTAAAGACTTTATATCCGAGTCGTAAATATACAAAACTTTATAAAAAGGAGATATCTAATGAGAAAAATCAAATTGACCAAGCAAGAAAAAGCTGCTGAGGATGCGTTGTTAAGAGGGGAATATGTTAGTGTAAGCAAAGAAAAATTCGCTGAAATAGCCTCTGCGCTTGAGGCCAGAAAAAAAGACGCCGTCTTGAATATCCGCGTGAATAGCTACGACTTAGAACATATTAAGCAAAAGGCGCAGAAATTAGGCATCAAGTATCAAACCTTTATTTCGGAGGTTCTGCATAGTGTTGCAGAAGCGTAAGATGAACAAAAAACTTAAGAAGATTCTTAAGCGTATAGAAAAAAGACCAATTGATCCGCTTTCGTTTCATTTGAGGCGGTTGGAAAGTACGAAAATGCTTTATGAGCAAAATCCAAATTTGCCATCAAACGTAAGAATTGCAAATGCCCAGTTAGTACAAAATGATATAATAGCTATTCAGAAACTGCCAAAGAAACGAAAAAGACTTTCTTCTATTTAGACAGGCAAGTTTTAGTATTATGCTACGAGGAAAAGGCGCTTGAGAAATCAGCGCCTTTTTTGTTTGTAATGAATTCTCGGGGTCCTGCCGCTGAAGTCTCCCCATTCCTGCGGACATGTTTGTCCTCGGAACGGGGATGCCCCTCTTCAGCGTCACCCCTCGGCAAGGGTTTTGTCTCGCCAGTTACCCGGAGATACTTTTTGTTCTTAATCCTACAATTATATTAGTTAATAATTTACTTGCTATTCTAGAATTACAGTAGTATCATTTCTTCATAACCACAAAGGTGCTTAATGGATATAAATTACATATTTAGGCAATTCTCTAAGTAAAGGGGATTGCCTTCTATTTTTATTAAAATGGGGGAGTTATGAAGACAATCAAAGTATTTGTTTCAGTTGCTCTTGTTATTTCAATAGCAGGTTGTTCAACATTCGTTCCTCATACTCAAAAAGTAAGTATAGTAGCTTCTGAACCCGATGCAAAGATTTATATAAATGGAGACTTAATTGGAACAGGTAGGGCAGAAACGAAGGTTCCTAGAAATAGGGATGCTTCAGTTATGGTGAAATGTGATGGTTATTATACGGCAACTAGGATGCTGTCAACTACGATGAGCGGGATAGGAGTAGTAGATATTATTTTCGGCTGGATTTGGCTTGTGCCGTGGCTTGGTCTTTTGTCTCCGGGTTCAAAAGAAATTGATACGCCAAACATAACTGTAGTGTTAGATAAGGAAAAGAAATAAGCAGTTATTGATAAACATAAATTGAAAGGAGGAAGAAATGAAAAAGAATATAGTATTTTTAGCGGGGATGTTTGTAATGATATTTTTGATATCTGGTTGTGCTAGCATGTATCCCCTAGGAGGTTTATATACCGGGGTAAAGGTCCCATATATGATGGGTGATGGTA belongs to Candidatus Omnitrophota bacterium and includes:
- a CDS encoding CopG family antitoxin; its protein translation is MRKIKLTKQEKAAEDALLRGEYVSVSKEKFAEIASALEARKKDAVLNIRVNSYDLEHIKQKAQKLGIKYQTFISEVLHSVAEA